Proteins from one Ranitomeya variabilis isolate aRanVar5 chromosome 1, aRanVar5.hap1, whole genome shotgun sequence genomic window:
- the KCTD10 gene encoding BTB/POZ domain-containing adapter for CUL3-mediated RhoA degradation protein 3 isoform X2, which translates to MSGESVVSSVVPATTTRTTSFKCASTSSKYVKLNVGGALYYTTMQTLTKQDTMLKAMFSGRMEVLTDSEGWILIDRCGKHFGTILNYLRDGAVPLPETRREIEELLAEAKYYLVQGLADECQASLQNKDVYEPFCKVPVITSSKEEQKLIATSNKPAVKLLYNRSNNKYSYTSNSDDNMLKNIELFDKLSLRFNGRVLFIKDVIGDEICCWSFYGQGRKIAEVCCTSIVYATEKKQTKVEFPEARIYEETLNILLYEAQDGRGPDNALLEATGGAAGRSHHLDDDDERDRIERVRRIHIKRPDDRPHLHQ; encoded by the exons ATGTCAGGAGAGAGTGTGGTGAGCTCTGTGGTGCCCGCAACTACAACCCGGACCACCTCTTTCAAATGCGCCAGCACCAGTTCCAAATATGTGAAACTAAATGTAGGCGGTGCTTTATATTACACCACCATGCAAACCCTCACCAAGCAGGACACCATGCTCAAAGCGATGTTCAGCGGGAGAATGGAGGTGCTAACGGATAGTGAGG GTTGGATTCTTATAGACCGATGCGGGAAGCACTTCGGGACCATATTAAATTACCTGAGAGATGGAGCTGTTCCGCTTCCAGAAACGCGAAGAGAAATTGAGGAACTCTTGGCGGAAGCAAAGTATTATTTGGTGCAAGGGCTGGCAGATGAATGTCAAGCATCTCTTCAG AATAAAGATGTATATGAACCTTTCTGCAAAGTCCCAGTGATCACGTCATCAAAAGAGGAACAGAAGTTGATAGCTACATCTAATAAG CCTGCTGTCAAGTTACTTTACAACAGAAGCAATAACAAGTATTCCTATACCAG TAATTCTGATGACAACATGCTGAAGAATATTGAGCTGTTTGACAAGTTGTCATTGAGGTTTAACGGGAGAGTATTGTTCATCAAAGATGTGATTGGTGATGAAATCTGCTGCTGGTCATTCTATGGCCAGGGGAGAAAGATTGCAGAAGTGTGCTGTACGTCCATCGTGTATGCAACAGAAAAGAAGCAAACTAAG GTTGAGTTTCCAGAAGCAAGAATCTATGAAGAGACTCTTAACATCTTATTATATGAGGCACAGGATGGACGAGGACCAGATAATGCTTTGCTTGAGGCCACAGGAGGTGCAGCTGGACGCTCCCATCaccttgatgatgatgatgagcggGATCGCATCGAAAGAGTAAGGCGGATTCACATCAAACGACCAGATGACAGGCCTCATCTTCACCAGTAG
- the KCTD10 gene encoding BTB/POZ domain-containing adapter for CUL3-mediated RhoA degradation protein 3 isoform X1 has product MEEMSGESVVSSVVPATTTRTTSFKCASTSSKYVKLNVGGALYYTTMQTLTKQDTMLKAMFSGRMEVLTDSEGWILIDRCGKHFGTILNYLRDGAVPLPETRREIEELLAEAKYYLVQGLADECQASLQNKDVYEPFCKVPVITSSKEEQKLIATSNKPAVKLLYNRSNNKYSYTSNSDDNMLKNIELFDKLSLRFNGRVLFIKDVIGDEICCWSFYGQGRKIAEVCCTSIVYATEKKQTKVEFPEARIYEETLNILLYEAQDGRGPDNALLEATGGAAGRSHHLDDDDERDRIERVRRIHIKRPDDRPHLHQ; this is encoded by the exons GAAGAAATGTCAGGAGAGAGTGTGGTGAGCTCTGTGGTGCCCGCAACTACAACCCGGACCACCTCTTTCAAATGCGCCAGCACCAGTTCCAAATATGTGAAACTAAATGTAGGCGGTGCTTTATATTACACCACCATGCAAACCCTCACCAAGCAGGACACCATGCTCAAAGCGATGTTCAGCGGGAGAATGGAGGTGCTAACGGATAGTGAGG GTTGGATTCTTATAGACCGATGCGGGAAGCACTTCGGGACCATATTAAATTACCTGAGAGATGGAGCTGTTCCGCTTCCAGAAACGCGAAGAGAAATTGAGGAACTCTTGGCGGAAGCAAAGTATTATTTGGTGCAAGGGCTGGCAGATGAATGTCAAGCATCTCTTCAG AATAAAGATGTATATGAACCTTTCTGCAAAGTCCCAGTGATCACGTCATCAAAAGAGGAACAGAAGTTGATAGCTACATCTAATAAG CCTGCTGTCAAGTTACTTTACAACAGAAGCAATAACAAGTATTCCTATACCAG TAATTCTGATGACAACATGCTGAAGAATATTGAGCTGTTTGACAAGTTGTCATTGAGGTTTAACGGGAGAGTATTGTTCATCAAAGATGTGATTGGTGATGAAATCTGCTGCTGGTCATTCTATGGCCAGGGGAGAAAGATTGCAGAAGTGTGCTGTACGTCCATCGTGTATGCAACAGAAAAGAAGCAAACTAAG GTTGAGTTTCCAGAAGCAAGAATCTATGAAGAGACTCTTAACATCTTATTATATGAGGCACAGGATGGACGAGGACCAGATAATGCTTTGCTTGAGGCCACAGGAGGTGCAGCTGGACGCTCCCATCaccttgatgatgatgatgagcggGATCGCATCGAAAGAGTAAGGCGGATTCACATCAAACGACCAGATGACAGGCCTCATCTTCACCAGTAG